The nucleotide sequence GCCGCCAGTCGCCAGCCGCCAGCCGGATCGTCACATTGGAGTAGACTCTGGGCATCATGCCGCACTGCGGCAGAAGGAGTCATCCATGCGCCGGGTCGTGTTCAACAAGAAGGGGGGCGTCGGCAAGACGACCATTGCGTGCAACCTTGCCGCGGCCTCGGCGGCGCGGGGTCGCCGGACGCTGGTGGTCGATCTCGACCCCCAGGCCAACACCACGCGGTACCTGCTCGGCCACGACGCGAACGACGTCGCGCCGACCCTGTGCGACTACTACCAGGAGTCGCTGGGGTTTGCGATGTTCGGGGGCGGCGAGCGCCCGCTCCGGGCCTTCGTTCACCGTACTCCGATCGACCACCTGTCGCTGGCGCCGTCGCATCGCGACCTGGACGCGATCGAGTCGAAGCTGCAGGCGCGGTACAAGATCTTCAAGCTGCGCGAGGCCCTGACGGGGATCGAGTACGACGAGGTGTTCATCGACACGCCGCCCGCGTTGAACTTCTACACGATGTCGGCGCTCGTGGCCGCCGATCGGTGCCTCATCCCGTTTGACTGCGACGATTTCTCGCGGCACGCGCTCTACGCGCTCAAGGGCCACGTCCGCGAGGTCGCGGCCGACCACAACCCCGACCTCCGCATCGAGGGCATCGTCGTCAATCACTTCGACACGCGCGCGCGGCTGCCCCAGCAGTTGATTGACGAGCTCGAGGGTGAGGGGTTTCACCTGTTGCGGCCGTTCTTGACGACGTCGGTGAAGATCCGGGAATCGCACCAGGCGGGCCGCCCGCTCGTGGCGATGGCACCAACGCACAAGGTGGCGGGGCAGTTCATGGCGCTCTTCGACGCACTCGGCTGAAAAGGGGACACTCACCTTTTTCCGCTGTCGGCCAGCCGACCGTCCGTCCGGGGCGACCTCCACCGGCCTCCGCTCCGCGTGCCCGAGCGCACGACCGGCGGGCCGTCGCCTCGCGGTATGGTGAAAGTCTCACCCCGTCATCTCTCATCGCGGAGGAGTAGACCCCGATGTCCATTCTCGTCACCGGTGGCACTGGAGCCGTCGGCAGCAACGTCGTCCGCAACCTCATCGCGCGGAGTCGAACGCCGCGCGTCATGACCCGCTCTCCCGAGAAGGCGGCGCAGGTGCCGGCCGGGGCGGTCGGCGTGGTCGGCGACATGGGCCGACCCGAGACGCTCGGTCCGGCGCTGGCAGGCATCGAGCGCGTCGTGCTCATCACGGCTCTCTCGGAGCGCGAGGAGCAGGAA is from Acidobacteriota bacterium and encodes:
- a CDS encoding ParA family protein, with product MRRVVFNKKGGVGKTTIACNLAAASAARGRRTLVVDLDPQANTTRYLLGHDANDVAPTLCDYYQESLGFAMFGGGERPLRAFVHRTPIDHLSLAPSHRDLDAIESKLQARYKIFKLREALTGIEYDEVFIDTPPALNFYTMSALVAADRCLIPFDCDDFSRHALYALKGHVREVAADHNPDLRIEGIVVNHFDTRARLPQQLIDELEGEGFHLLRPFLTTSVKIRESHQAGRPLVAMAPTHKVAGQFMALFDALG